GTCAAGTAAATCCCGCTTTTCATCCTTCATTTGAGATTTACAATGCATTTGCATACAATCTTTTTGCAAAAGATTTTACTTCATGTGGCCTACAGCAAACTTGTAATCTAACATTCTCCTTGAAACAACCATCAAAGCTGATCAAGTGAATCGCATGAAGTTTGAAAcaagttttttgaataaaataagttttttaggTTAGACTATCTTTGTAGCAGTCATTTGACACATTTAACGTCGTTTGTTTGGTTTTGCTCCAAATTTTCTTATTTAGTCAAAAGACagctaaaattttatacatTCAATATAGAGTAAACTTTTACAGGTTTTTTAAAAGTCGATAAcattttttaagtaatatttttggtattcaataaaacaaaatgGTACTTCCTAATACCGTATGAGTCAAACCTGACATGACACTCCTGCTCAACTGACCATTGGTAAAGAGAACAATATCTCAGTAGCATCTCGGTAGCAAGATATGTGAAAGATTGGTTTCGAAATTTTTAAAAGCTACAATAGTTTTTTAGTTTATACTGTGACTATAATTGAGTTTTGTTCCTTGATTTGTCTTTTATGCCATGATATGTTCAAGGGCTGCTGAATATGCACTATTATTATTGCAAAGTTCTTCGAGTCAAAAAATAATGCTACATTCTCAGCTACTCTTGATTATTTTAGACTTAGCACCATGCTGTCTCACGTGTTCAAAGACAATTTGCTTgatatgaaaatgaaaaacaaaattgGCAACAATACATTCTGGTTCTgttaatttttttctcaaataaATTACTTAGTATGCAAAGAACGGTATcagatgtcaaaatatgtaatgATGCAGTGGCTTTGATCACTCAGAATTTATAATTATGTTGTTCAAATCTCAATAGGACTGCAGTTCTGTGTTAAGAAATATCTTTAATAGTAGTTATTATTCCTTCAAGTATTTACCTTAAGAGCAGGCATGTATTCATACAGCCAGGAAGATTGTATTTGATCAATATTCCAATGCCCAAATATGTTTACAAACAGACAAAATGGAGAACTCATTTTGCACTGTTTTTTAATGCTGTAGCTTTTTAATGgcagcaataaaattttttgtatgtttttggtttcaaattcaaaataaaattcaattgaATTTTATGATATCAAACTGATATGAACAACCATGGTAGAAATAATCACCCTCAGTCTTGTATAAAAATCGGTGTTGGTTGTCAGTGAATGAAATCTTCATGAATTCTCAACCCCATGCACTAATGAGTTTCAAACTTTTGGGAATCAATGAGTTCAGTGTAGGATCAACCTTTGAACTAAAGAAGTGCAATTGCAGTTAGAAGCTGCTTGTTAGTCAAAATCAAAAAAGCTTGTCCTGACTTGCAGGAGCTATGAGCGGAGATAAATCAGATACCGGTGTCAAGGCTGGAGAAGAAAAAGTTAAAATAGAAGAGATTCGTCCTAATGAGGATGATGAGAGTCAATCTTGTCGGACATTTGTCTTGCATGAGGAAGACCACACATTGGGTAACGCCCTCAGGTGCGTGTCCTAAAAATGTAAAAGCAAAATTTTTGGTAAAGCTGTAGCAAAACGTGTGACCCCCAATGTCTCAcaccaaaaggtttaatatttcGTGCATATAGATGCTATTATATGCCGTCTTACTGATCCCTCAGGAAGATTGCAGTGCAACTTAGCATATGGCGTATCTCGATTTATaatatgcagtttgtttgcttttGGTATCGACCAGTAATAGAAATATCGATGGCCACAATAAGTTAATGCTCAGCTCAAACGCTCAATTTTAAAGAATGGTCATTTGCGAACAAGGTAAATGTGCAAGCAAGTAATCATTACCCGCTATCAGTAAGTTGGCTCTGTGTCTGAGTAAGTGGCTTAGTCCAATGGATTCTTGGTGATTATCGTAGAGACACAGTCGTTACCAGACTactttattattcacatatGAAGTTGCAACTTGCAAAATCACTCATAAACTTATCTACTAAGTAGTTTATTGCTTTTTGCTTTTCGtccatcattttattttacataactTTTCCGGGCCGAGCAAACACTCGTAATCAGTCAAGCAAGAAAAAAGGCGTTAGGATAAGGCATTGTAAGGAATAAATAACTTGAAGTTTTTCGTGTCAAAGACAAAGCTGACAATTAAAATGATCAGCTTGCTCATTGGCTGACCCTGATTGTGTTCAAGTTAGAAACCTTGATATAGTAACAAAAACGACATCGTAATTGCTAGTACATATTTTAAGAtaataatacagtcatacctaaCATATTAGCTTAAatatgtgattgcgtcaaatttttgttggttctaacagaaagtatcaatttttttctatcagttgatatgttgttttaGGCGagctcattgtcaagatatttgaagattaaagtcgacaaaaattgatcgcgataaaaacgctcaggccaaacaaacatgcccagacttgtccaaaatgatgtatatagtgaaacagccagtctctatctctcgtattcacatcggctattgtgataagtctagtcctacgcggctctattggcatatatttaattttgtatttgctcatgattgcgagaataaaatgttaaatctagctacagatacattattataaatgtttcaaacgcctcaaataaggatAATTACAAATTTGTcatattaaatttctgtaaatgctGTGtcaacatttgagtaccgactacgaaTCTGCCAGCCTACAATgattaggtcgtcgagttaacttatttcatcgcggcctttgtatccgcgaagttctcagttgctacccacaccggaaacgagttactaaataaaataagcaagctgcatATTTGAAAAGAATACGTGCAAATATAtggtgaaaccaactgcatccctaaaaaattcatgtatagtcaatgttatctagtcattattagtatcaatttgtaaaaattaatttactggtcacatttgattagttgattcaagtactaaacaaatggttttgagttgactgaaatagtaaatgcAAAACAAGGTCCATTTCTTTGAATtcaattaacccaccgattctggAAAAGGGctaataaagccattcttgcacctggttggcggattgtggactcacctgttttcactaaGTAGCGTGGAGCATAAAATCTTTTGAGCACTTATTATTTGGTCCaatggaattgagtcgagctatgcaaaagtacctgtcaatacagctctgattccACTTCATCCATCTATCAAACAAGATgttttgcaaatcatgttttgcattatcttatcttcaacattattatattatataatttttataagccaaaaaattttcattttagcataagcttttattaaaaacatccatccgAGTCGTGACCACTCCCATAgcttcagctcatataataatacaaagtactctactgcagtaaactcaagcaaaacatatcatggtttgtgcagcgcACATTCATGTCTCTTTTTTTCgtgtatggcagtttccactAGAGTTGTCCTGATTTTGGTATcagtgccgatatgggtgttaagtatctgaatcggtattgGCCgatctttttttaaaaattgaaaacttcagatactttttacaaatcaactatttagcagaaaacagaattttagcctgctacactaacaaaaaaatcatcagctgcatgTTCCTTACTTTAATCTAATGAATTCTGGGGCTgccacacaatctatttcatgtctatagcctgatcaacatacCCACAGCTGAGGAATGTTTTTGCTTTAGTTaagacgtaatcacaaagtgcagTATTTCTCAATAACaacgatatgatttattgcagctaattgcgaacaagataacaaagatggggaaacaagaatgcggtgtaatatttctatttactagcattacgaaagtaatttgagcagtcaatgcataaagttatctatcctctctcttgatcctgacgatatgatgtatcATTTGTATCGTATAAAATAACCTTAGTTACTTATCGGTATTTGGCCTTTCCTCCTttatctgtggcaagtgagtctcTCTTCAGTACGGCTGGCGACATCGATAGTGATAAAAGATGGAGAGTTTtcactgagagaattgaatcactaacggtaattaaaaaaaacattgatttgctctaaactttatacaggcgcagcagttcgttcagcaagagagacttcattatcacaaacaaagctgtaccactaatagtaattaccattattaataacaactcACAAGAAACAcagactgttttgttactagaggcacggtatgtcagtatgtggatatatatacatgtatatcttttttttcataaatacaaacaaataaatacatatttatattttctttgcattttatttatatttgcataataaaatgaacaattatctatgcaacacaaaagatttgaatcaaattatttttcaataagaatcggtatatcggatcggtatctgaattggCTGATGAAATTTGAATCGAGGCATCTCTAGTTTCCACCTGGCCACAACTGCTCCACTGGTGGCggcacataaacatcctgtaatcaataaaacaaattaaaaaatatatgacATTCATAGATACGTCATTTTAatgtgtatctactgaaagctttcaatttgggagttagatagattgagagtgtaaaattataaaatgaacaaatgtttaacaaaagcataagtacgccaagccaacaattcgatgctttgtttctgggagttaaagatgagcattggTCAATccattttcctcactttctacaagtgagaagtgaacgtaaattctaatcataaatctaatttactagctaaaactgccaaagaaaatttgaagcaaatattatagctaggtgaaacgataaaaaagtgATTGGttatagcaaaaagttataaatgtattcatgagtagtaaaatGATTACCTTTAGTTCAGTACATATCTATACATAGGAGGCTCAAAGTTAAAggtaaatttacctccattcttctatcttcttctgcagcatattgctgctgatgcctgtcagctctaaccataagctgtctgccccaatccttaaccacctgatgctcagaaaactctgagtcaccTTCATTGGAATtggaagcattgttacaattttGTTGTTCGGCAATAAAGCATGTAAATGAAgcaattcagtaaattaacaaTGTTAATTGATTCAATAAATAACGATTGCGATGCCGATACTCAATCTAGAattgagtaaaatccctaacgaGGAGAATCACAAGCGATAACATTTATCATGACCTatacaaaaattttgtgctgatgattggctaaagaagagatcttatatttatcgctcgttgGTTCTTTTCAAAtgtatcaccactatacacGTAACGAAATAAAGCACTCGCtcgaatctgagcgttttaaaaaatgatctcattcaaacgcttatatctctggatAGGGTTactctacaaagacaaaaatcacattacattGTAGccgatgttttagccttttattggtcttaatttcatttgatcgaCTTTTTTGGCGCGATGACATGTttaatgcgttctgggactGAGTTCATATGTCGATGTTCTTGTATCTCAGtgcaatatttcctatataaaataactaaatataaattaatcCGTTCCCATAATATGAAACATTGCCTAAAACAGGATTTCATGATggaaaatgtgttttttatcattgtaATCCACTACTtatgctcacaaagtaacaaatacctatttagtggttatgatctacaacaaaatgtaacattactatgtacaacgctgtatggagttcttaccttcgagacagaacTTTTAGCtggcctttttaaaactttttttcaaactgattcgaaAATAAAGACTGAGCtatgctgttctcaaaagcggcctctcacatacATGGCCACAAAGTGGCTGCATAGAGCTCCGGCTTCTTCCGGCATCTCAAttttctcatatgttggggcacttgTATGTCAAGGTTTAACTGTAATCCGTCTAAGGTACTGATTAATGcaagtaatattttatttgacaaACAACACTTGTAGAGTAgacaagataaaaataaaaaatttgcataatGGTAGACTAATGGTGATAGGCATAGACAGAGTGATAGGCTAATGGCTATACAATTTCATTTAATAAAATGATTGTATAACTGCTTCCTGTTCACTGTATCACTGTTCCCCATGCAACTCTTATTGCTACATAAGCGTAGGTCTGTAGATGACCCTTACTTGTGACAatgcaaaatgttgaaaaaggaaaacaactgtaagtatACATTGATCAAGAACCAGTGTAGCTGTTTGTGACTATTTTTCTGGTAAACTACACGTATACATCGTATTTGTACGTAAACAAGTGTACCCATTTCAATAAATATTGCTCAACTCTTAAGCGTTCTATATGCAGCAGAGTGCAATGCACTGTCGGTTCTAATTTATCCTAAATACTTCAGGTTTTTAGCTTCAAATATTGTTTTGTAGAGTTAAAGAACTGTTCAGTTTTTGGTAGGATGCTGCTAGGTATATTTTACTAGGCATGTTTGTTCACTCGTTCTTTCTGCGGCTATGTATACAGAGTAAAGAAAATGTCACTGACCTGTTCCATAAATTTAGCAAACAATAAGCTTGTAGTTAAAATTTTGACACTCTTTATAACCTTTTGTTGTTAAACCCAAATCTTGTGACAGGGAAGAACACGCTGATTATATGTGGTcagttgttaaaggttgacttgcaacaaaatttacattgcagttatttggtatcaaaaggttcaccttgtcttactctgctgtgttgggggtgcaaaatatgtgaaaatatgattacaagctcttaaaagctaaaaaaactaaCAGTTTATCGCAGtcatcatgaaaacgccatagtttggattccctttatttcgatgacgcactcaactcgacgtggttattgttttgaaacgtgatgttatcacgtgaattgaaatgccaataaaaggctcaatataaaacgtctcgtagcactagtttatgacaaacacttcgagttctaccggaaagcccttatcaactatagatgctcgctacttgacagtttcgtttcagcttggtctaatcgtctagtcataatctgatcatgtgacccatacttcctgccaaatggcgcaaacaatttctgcagcatttgtcGATTATTacgggtgaccaacaggctcctcatgtttgtTAGgggatgatatgtactccttcaagctaaggatAAAAacttaaactaatttttaggctaggttttgagatatcagtgctcaaagcaacagtattacaatgatgatgaaatagacacatGAGGATGGTTTTACACCATGAGGACATGGtttgattgaatgcgtgaagtacatttgtgaaaatatttcaactaatgaggttgcatgaatgtgtaaacagaagcacatcgtattcaactacatcccatttgagccgttttggaaagagattccaatctacggcattttcatgatggctgcgattaactgttcgtttttgagcttttaagatcttgtaatcacatttccacatattttgcacctacaacacaacagagtaagacctGGTGAAccgtttgataccaaataactgtaatgtgaattttgttgtaaatcAACCTCTAAGCGTAATATATCCGCTCATTTTCATTGTTTCCTCGTCATAGGAACATTTTGAGGCAGGTAACTCACAAAATCTCAACCGTCAAATTTACCgctttttgttatattttgatTGTATGAGTATCTTGTTACTAGCTAAAAAATTTTACGGTATTTGGTGATTGCTAGGTGAACAAGATTTCATCTCCCgagtatatttatattcatatccATAAGTCgactgttatatattataaactgcTCTTGTCTCTCGAATTTATCAACCGTAGTAGAGACTGACAAATGTCGCCCAGCGTCGTTTGTTTGGTATTTACAGAACGTGCTACAATTCTTCAATTAATGGAAGGGCAAAAATAGTATCAACATGTCGTattgtgtacatctaaacaaAGCGTGTTGGCTAGGCGAGCTGGTCCAATAGCTATAACCCAAGCAGCGGTTGTCTTACGCTTCACTTGACTATTGTCTTTAGCCTTTTCTTTTCATAACTGCGCATGATAATACTGCTCTTAATTACAAACATTTCCATTTATAGAATTGTTGCATCAGCATGAGACAGTTTTTGGCGTCTTTTCGGCAGCATTAATATTGATGGTATTGTTTTGTGACTGATTATAAGGCAAACTATGAGTAATATCAAAATGTTATTGAGGTTTGTGTTTGAAACAAGGAGATGATGCTGGCGTTATGTGCCGTTTGGTTATGTATAACTAATTtggaataataattaattttcagAACAATTAATCAGTTTTGAACAAGCTCAAAGGTAACGTTTATATGAATACAGTGCACCCCAAGTTATGATCTCCCTGTTATGCAGTTTTTTGTCTTGTGATGTAGAATACGATGTTcttttgccttacgatgtggaTCGCGATGTTTTTCGTCTCATGCTGTGGAACGCGATGTTTTTTCGCTGTACGATGTGATACACTATGTTTTTTCGCCTCACGATGTAGGACACGATGTTTTTTTCGCCctatgatatcaacaaaaaattttctcaaaattcaaatATGGCAGTCAGTATGCTGAATACATCGAAATAATGAAGATGCCaatatgctattcgccaaaaTCCCTTCCACAACGAATGAAAGATTTCGTtcgttgtgggagggatttcgtTCAGCAAGCATCATCTCTACATTTTGTAGAGATGATGCTTGCTCTCCCCCTCAGTTTAGCAATCTTCGTGTttcgtaaatgcttgatattgccTGAGTAGaatgaaaattagtaaaaagTAAATGAAAGTTTATTCTGAATTTTAGCGTTTAGTATAATATTTACTCTGAACTTTAATTCATCGTGCgtatatataactatacatgtattactacatatataacttaaGTTCGTTAGCCATGTGTTAAGTTTAATAGCGACGTCAAAGGAAGAAGTAAGAAAATTATTACCATTGCAATGAAGCTAGAGTTACTAGGTTAAATATAAGTTAAATATAGTTCCTTGAGTTAATATACCGTTTTGTTACgaatttttaatatgtgcagtacgtatttaaaattttgatgttttttactaggggtgtttgcattagataattactataggtttctatacccctctctcaacgacattttcgccttatgatgccaacaccggaacgaATTAATGTCATATGGCGGTGGTGCACTATATTGATAATTGTGTCCTAGTTGGCTGGCATCCATTTCGAACTTCATCTATCACTTCAAGACAAACGCACCTATAAATATTCAACATCTGTTGCTAGCGTAACATTATCCACTTTACAGTATTGccatatatttatgaaaaaaaactcttagttttacttaaattatatttatggtTATGAAAGGATATCCTTGCATAAGGATGTTTGTCACTGTTGCTCAGGTATGTGATAATGAAGGACCCAAGAGTCGAGGTCTGCGGCTATTCTGTTCCTCATCCTTCAGAAGACAAAATATTGCTGAGAATACAAACGGATACAACGTGCTCTGCTGAGGATGCCCTTCGGACAGGAGTGGATAACTTACAGTCACTCTCCGAACTTATTCTCAAGAAGTTTGACAAGGCAAttgaaaaacacaaacaaagACTGTCTTGAGACTGGCCAACGCCTTTGATTGATGTTAATTTCTAGCCATGCAGCTGGACACCTCAGGCTATTTCACAATGTTTTCCCTTGTGTGAGGCCAGCTTCCTTCCTGGTCAGGCGTTTTATATTCTTTGTCAGAGGAGGTGTGAGGGTTGATTGTGTAAAGcaattattattacatgtaatGAGCTGAGGTGTAGACTACACGGGTTAACAGATACAATCCCTGGTATTGCTCTCGACTCTCTCACAATTACCTTCCTAGCTATTATTATATGAATGGTAACGTAATTTGTATCTAGGGGACCTCCGCTAAGACAGCACACAATAGTATCAAATTTTGCAGCGCTAATTACCTCTTTTGTAAGGGTCATCAATAGACCATCGATATCTTCACCTCCCAGTGACTGATTTTCCTTAAAAAGATAAACTTAGTTAAATGACTCTACTGCGACAGCTCATTGCTCTAATTGCTTTAAATGTAATAAATTCACATCTGGTGTTGAAGTGTTCAAAAATCAGCCATTTTAATGTGGTCATAAGGAGTTTAGTAGGTCTGATCATGAATTTGGTGCTGTGTGACAACCGCTAATGAGTAAATAGCCTTGTGTTCATTCACACAATGACCTCCGCATGAGCCTTGCTAATTATCCACTATATTGAAGTGACAACACCAGTATAATTGATCGCGTGCTTGGTGATGTCAGTTGGTTTCTATTTGTTTATCCATCTTCCATATATTGATCAGCTGTTTGTTGTCTGTAACAAGCCTAGCAGGAGGCTGCACTCCACTACAGACCTGCCACAAGGTCTACGACAGATATGTGACTTTGACGCAAAAAGATTCCAATAAATgctttttcacaaaatttaaaacttgatgGGGGTCGCATGGTTCAGCCGACTAGATgattttatatactgtataatgtTTGGATGGTTTAGATGTCTGTTGAAGACTAAAATGGTTGGCTAGTTTGGAGACCATTAATATGCATAATGTTATCTGTTGTCATTAATACCTCCTAATCTTGTTTATGTAAGAGCAGTGCACTTCTTCAGCCGTAATGGAGAATATGAACCCAAAATAGTCACTCTTTATGAAATCGTTATGGTCTCCAACATTGCCGGTTTGCGGCACATTCTTTGTGGCCAGTCAAATCTCGTTGTTAAATTAGCAAAAAGTCGCCAGCCTATATTTCGTGAAATTTGTCTAGTCTAGTTTGTGACTGTTTTATACCTATAAGGTAAAATGAACAGTCTTTTAGCTAAAAGATTTAGCAAAATATGTTTTCATAGCAAACATATGTCAAATATTTGTCATACTACAAGAACAACGCTCCTGCCTCTGATTTTCTtataaaatgtaattattttagtTTCTGGCACCATCAGTTTGTACTGGTATATTGTAGCGGGACTGGCTTGTTTAGTAAACGTTCTTAGATCTGGTGAAAACTGCTATTATTTTTAGTAGACTAAAGAGTGTGAAGATGTAGAAGATCTTTGAGGGCAACCCAAACACTCTCTTATTATATgattaaattaaactaaaattctgctttttgcaatttcaac
The genomic region above belongs to Watersipora subatra chromosome 1, tzWatSuba1.1, whole genome shotgun sequence and contains:
- the LOC137408191 gene encoding DNA-directed RNA polymerases I and III subunit RPAC2-like, whose translation is MSGDKSDTGVKAGEEKVKIEEIRPNEDDESQSCRTFVLHEEDHTLGNALRYVIMKDPRVEVCGYSVPHPSEDKILLRIQTDTTCSAEDALRTGVDNLQSLSELILKKFDKAIEKHKQRLS